The Thermomicrobiales bacterium genome contains the following window.
CGCTCACCTCCCAATGCGCTTCCGGATAGGACGACACCACGGTGCCGAAATACGAAACGATCTCATCCGCCGGGCGAATCGGGGCAGAGTGCGGCAGCGCGCGGAAGGTGGCGTGATCCGCCAGTGTGGCCAACAAGCGCTTCGGGTCGCGCGCATCGATGGCCGCGAAGAACTCGCGAGCCAGAATCTCGGCGATAGCGGTTTCCCGATACGACAGGCTCACGCGCGGCTGCCTGCTACCGGATCCGCTGCCGGACGGGGTAGATCGTCATCAAATCGGTCAGATGCACTCCGGAAACATCGTTGATGTTCTGCCGAACCCCGGTTGTGTGCAGCTGGACATCGATCAAGTGCAAGATGCGGGTGTCGTTCTCGGCCAAATACTCCGCGAGGGTGCGAATCTGCCAGTCGTGTTCCAAACGGCTGGTGCCAACTCGCTTCCAGGCATTGTCCGGCAGGCTGCGCAGGAGAGCGCAGGTGCTCTGCCGTAACCGGCGAAACTGCGCCAGAACCGACAGGGGAGAGCGGTCGAAACCCGGCTTGTCCTTCTCGGCGAAATAGCGCGGGTCCGGCAGCTTGTCCAGATCGGGGTTGATGCTGTTGGCAATGGCGTTCATGCGCGCAAATGCGACTTGCTCGGTGTCGCGCAACTCCTGCAGCAGCTCGAAGACCGACTTCTCACCCCGGCGAGCGCTATGCATGAGCAGTTGCTTGTCTGTGATCGGCGTCAACCAGCGGGAGAGATGATTGACGGTCATCTGGAGACGCACGATGAGTGAATCGTTGTCCAGATCCTCGACCGGAAGATCCAATGCGTTGAGACGTTGACGTGCCGGTCCACCGGCGTTGGGCTGTTCGACCGCCATGCGTCGTTCACTCCACTCATGCCGCCCGGGCGAATCCCGGATCAGGTCATTATCCCGCAAGAACCTCGCGCGCCTGGTCGAGGTGTTCGGAATCATGATCGCACAGATGGTCTTCCATCCACCCGAGCGTTATTTCACCGTAGAGGCTGTGATTTCCGATCCGGTCCCACGCATCGAGCGGCAGGGTCATGAGGTACTCGACATGCTCGTGTCGCAGATCGGCGAATTCGTCGAATACCTCGCGCGGGTCTTGCCCGCGGTAGTCCCGCTCGATCGGCCAGAGTGCATCGTCATACCCTGGAATATCGGGCTGATCATCCTCGGCGATGCGGCGCGCCCGCTCGAGGTAGATCTCTTCCCAATCCCGAAGATGGGGAAGGATTTCGACGATGCCCCAACCGCCGTCACTTCCCGGGCGGTAGAGATCGTCCTCATCATGCGCGGAAAACAACAGCCTGCGCAGATCGTCTGGAAAGCCAGCGAGGTCTTCCAGAATCTGCTCGCGCGAACGTCGGGATGGTTCCATTCGCTCCCTGAACTGTCGACACGACGCCAACGATTGCCAGCCCGGCGCCGCCTGACGGCGGCCCGCAACCCGGCGAATGCCGTTGGTCAAGCATACAGGAAAGGCTCTCTCTGAGCGTTCCCTTATCGATTGACGAAAACCAGCGGGACAGGCAGAAAGACGGGGGACTCCGGATCAGGGCGCTGCGCCCAACACCCAAACTCCGGTTCGCCGTGCAGAAACGAGACGATGATCAGCCGCACATCCGGGTAATACGCCTCACGCGCATCTGTGGCGGAGATCGTCGGCGGCGATGACGGATGACTGTGCACGATCGCGCCGAACTGCCAGCCATGCGAACGCATCACCTTCATTGCGGCGATGACTTCACATGGGTCCATCGTGTACCGAACGGGGGATCGATCGATGTTGGTTCCGGGAAAGAAATGAACGCCTCGGTCGTGCTCGGACAGGCGTTCCGTGGCAACCAGCCCGCAACCCTCGTACGGTAGCCAGCCTGCTACATGGCGTACGATCTCCTGCCGCATGGTGGCAGGAATCACCAGTGGGCGAAACGGATCGTTCGCAGGCATCGGATGCTCTACAGTTGTCGCCGGATCGACCGGATCGGTGGGCTTGGCGCTCATCGACGCTAGCATAGTCTCAGGAGTCCCCCGGCACGCAAATGTCATGTCCACAGAGGTTCACCCGCTTCATCTCGCTGATCGCGTCGTTGCTCATCATCGTGAGCGTTGCCCCAGCGGCGACAGCGCAATCACCCAGCGCGCGGTCGTCGAGCAATGTGCTCTTTGCCGA
Protein-coding sequences here:
- a CDS encoding nuclear transport factor 2 family protein; this encodes MSLSYRETAIAEILAREFFAAIDARDPKRLLATLADHATFRALPHSAPIRPADEIVSYFGTVVSSYPEAHWEVS
- a CDS encoding DinB family protein: MEPSRRSREQILEDLAGFPDDLRRLLFSAHDEDDLYRPGSDGGWGIVEILPHLRDWEEIYLERARRIAEDDQPDIPGYDDALWPIERDYRGQDPREVFDEFADLRHEHVEYLMTLPLDAWDRIGNHSLYGEITLGWMEDHLCDHDSEHLDQAREVLAG
- a CDS encoding DinB family protein, producing the protein MAVEQPNAGGPARQRLNALDLPVEDLDNDSLIVRLQMTVNHLSRWLTPITDKQLLMHSARRGEKSVFELLQELRDTEQVAFARMNAIANSINPDLDKLPDPRYFAEKDKPGFDRSPLSVLAQFRRLRQSTCALLRSLPDNAWKRVGTSRLEHDWQIRTLAEYLAENDTRILHLIDVQLHTTGVRQNINDVSGVHLTDLMTIYPVRQRIR
- a CDS encoding M67 family metallopeptidase, which translates into the protein MSAKPTDPVDPATTVEHPMPANDPFRPLVIPATMRQEIVRHVAGWLPYEGCGLVATERLSEHDRGVHFFPGTNIDRSPVRYTMDPCEVIAAMKVMRSHGWQFGAIVHSHPSSPPTISATDAREAYYPDVRLIIVSFLHGEPEFGCWAQRPDPESPVFLPVPLVFVNR